The nucleotide sequence CAAAGCACACCGCTACGTTAGAAAGGCCTGTCAGCGGCACCAGCCAGCGCTGTCAGACCGTCTCACAGGTTGGATCGCAAGCGCTTGTAGTTCTCGTAGGAGCGCCCCATCTTGgatgcagcactgcgccgtGCACTGTCTGCTGATGCTACTGCTTTACCGGTAACATTAGAGGCACGAGGCGTCTCGCGGAGAAGGCCGTCGAGCCTTCCTTGCTCCTCCAGGGTCATTTGAACACGGTAGCGCGGCGCCCGCCACTCCGGATACGATGGCTCCCACTCCCGTTTTCGCATGGAGGCAGTACTGAAGATGTGTGCAGCGTTGCCGCCATGCGTTTCGTCGTATGGAGAGTGGCGAAGCGCACGGCGTGTAGCCGGCTCGGCTATCGGTGTCGATGTGGTTTGCCTCATGGAGTGCGAAGAGACCGCAGCATTcgacgaggccgccgccgccttgcgcTTGTCCTGTCGCAGCACGTACTGTACTCGTAACTTAAACTGCGCATTCTGAAGCCGTCGCTCAACAAACGTCGCCGGTTTGCCCAGCGTCCTAGCGACCTGTCGCACTGTGGCACCGCCACGGATCATGCGGTAGATAGTGAGATCATCGTCGAAGGTGAAGAATCTGCTGTGACTGAACGGGTGATTCGCAGGGTTCTTTAACTCTTCCACGGTGATCGTTTCAGTGCTATTCATCATCGCCTGCCAGTCCAGCGACGTCTTCATCGCCCAGGAAGAGTCATCACCGCTGGCAAAGTCGTCTGGCATGCGGCGCCGACGCGTACCAGCCTTGCGGGCAAACCGAGTCGCAGCTCGGGTTTCACCACCTTGCTGTCCCGCTGCATCGTCCGTTGCACCCGCCGGGGCGTCGTAGGTGCCTTGCAGAATGCCGCTCGACTGAATTAGCTCATAGGCCGTGTTGATCACCTTCATACGATTATCATCACCGCTGCTCAAATCGGGGTGGTGCAGCCGTGCCATCTCACGGTACTGCCGGCGTACATCCTCCACTCTGGGTCGACTAGGTGTCGGTGCGCGTGGATTGTACGTGAGGCCCAGCACCTTGAACGCCGCCACAACGTCCTCGATGACAGGTGCACTGCGGCAGAGCGTGCGGGAGAACATGACGGAGTCTAAACAGGAGCGGGTGAGTTACGCTGCTTCGGTAAAGAGGCGTGAAGCTGTAGCGGATTGAAAGGTAAAACAAGGATGGTTGCAGCCGACAATGTGATACCGCTGGAGGCGAATGCACCGatagacagagagagggaaaataAACTGATGTGAGCGCCGCTGAAGACATGAAGTTGGTGCGCCGCTCCTTTTGTCAAAGCCGagacgccccccccccgtcacCCCAATGGAGCTGTGCAGAGAGGAGTACAGAGACGCTAAACACAAGTAGACCTAGAAAAGACATGCagtgaggcagagaaaagacCGTacgagaaggggaaggatTGCAAACAGCGACGTCTtgctcgctcctcttttctctttccttgctAACCGATGCACAGTGAaaagaggatgaggagaaggaggaggagagatgcACCTGCAACTCGAAGACTGATTTTACCGAGAGAACACCGATCTGTcatcctccacccccccccactccgtTCATTTCGAGGCTACTCCATTCGATagcctcttttttcttttttttttttaggtGGCGCCGTAAGTGTCGCTAAAGGCGTTCAGTGCAAGAGAGCGCCGGGAGTAAACTGGTACGCTGTGCCGGGAACAATCAACGCGGCCTAGCCTTCGAGTTTGGAAGATGGCACTGTCACATGAAAATGTGCGTTACACCATCCAGCTTAGCCATCTAAGCGCGGACGCTTGTGTTCTCTTTAGTGGACAGTTGCcgttttcttttgtttttctttgcttttcttcgtgACGTTTGTCTCCTAAACTCAAAGTTGAGAGCGCCGCTTAGATGGCAACGGTGACAGAGAATACACCAAataaagaagagagggaggaaaggggagagggggagggaagggaggaagtaaaaagcgagagatgatgaaggcgaggaagaaaaaaaaaacagagagagccCAGAGAAGAGGGCCAAATTCAAAAGTCCAAAGACGCGGAAGTTGTTAGTAGACGTAGAAGAAGAAAACCAAAAAAAAGCCgcagggggagagacaggggGAGGCACAGGAAATAGAACAAAGCGAACAAACTTAAGACTCAAAATGGCAAAGCACACACGAGCAATCCGGTGCccatacgcacacatacCACAAGtgcggagg is from Leishmania panamensis strain MHOM/PA/94/PSC-1 chromosome 35 sequence and encodes:
- a CDS encoding hypothetical protein (TriTrypDB/GeneDB-style sysID: LpmP.35.5090), which gives rise to MFSRTLCRSAPVIEDVVAAFKVLGLTYNPRAPTPSRPRVEDVRRQYREMARLHHPDLSSGDDNRMKVINTAYELIQSSGILQGTYDAPAGATDDAAGQQGGETRAATRFARKAGTRRRRMPDDFASGDDSSWAMKTSLDWQAMMNSTETITVEELKNPANHPFSHSRFFTFDDDLTIYRMIRGGATVRQVARTLGKPATFVERRLQNAQFKLRVQYVLRQDKRKAAAASSNAAVSSHSMRQTTSTPIAEPATRRALRHSPYDETHGGNAAHIFSTASMRKREWEPSYPEWRAPRYRVQMTLEEQGRLDGLLRETPRASNVTGKAVASADSARRSAASKMGRSYENYKRLRSNL